From Oryzias melastigma strain HK-1 linkage group LG15, ASM292280v2, whole genome shotgun sequence, one genomic window encodes:
- the LOC112161491 gene encoding exportin-5, whose translation MADQVAAMCDQLTKAVLVMMDAETSQVYRLEALKFCEDFKESSSLCIPCALQLADKTKPAVVRHFGLQTLEHVIKFRWNNMPQEEKVQIKECAMQLLSRGTHSILEEESHVKDALSRIIVEMIKREWPQHWPDMLKEMESLTSQGDVQTEVVMWILLRLAEDVITFQTLPNQRRRDIQQTLTQNMDNIFSFLLAVLHIHVDSYHKVKGLPGHELKVRAHCRVAVATLNTLAGYIDWVSLTHITSGNGHLLEMLCLLLSEPELQLEASECLLIALNRKGKLEEREPFMLLFDDVAIQCILSAAQSADGPSTSMNSSESLAGEVVERRYVFLKRLCQVLCALGVQLCSLVGSDVNVEVPANLSKYTEALLAFTTHPSQFLKSCTLATWGALFKHEVLSKEAVVVQMAVNYLKVSMTNFVKTGFPSQNDNPSSDYSRMDFHSDEDFHFFFYSFRGQQGDVLKIVSRIVPLEAFQTAADWLHYQIACPIDPGQSASKSSRGLCSPKSPSVVQWDAMTVFMECVVWQILKTLPEEKLPIDQSMELLQAVLNYDTKDPLILSCLLTTVSVLLPFLVHRQQLVPQVLFKLFKTLTFEFDQENKVPRTKSVKNVRRHACSSIIRICRDYPQFILPSFDMFYSNVKKLLSSDALQTCLERASLVEALVLISNKFQDFEKQKAFLDELLAPVLAEWTSEEMRSVLWDPVKFLSFVGADQVVAEQEAVTNVASLKRAQLSFCLSAMLSVVKRARWPADVEEAKSGGFVVGHDLNGAPIYRNPCSAQFLAFMPNLLALIRTQNSLFMPENIARLSETLVRAYDLMDMEKNIVIGLPQLPQDVYDSPVYRSNLERMQGFLGTLYDNCFTLLGSAGASLQKEFYTIDGLAELIAGSAFVSLDQVPDHRLRSIIRLFMRPLVVSCPSEYSDSLLRPLLAPLFAYMMQRLSMKWQVISQRASVDGDDEEEQVACQKSEVTQEMLEEQLVRLVTKEVLDLLNVSCVSKKVAEPAASKEENGDEDMMMDSVQPASVPEGLTELGKCLMKHEDVCMLLLTLSFTSLSWKDTANCHRTASMVCWTLLKQVAAGNLLPEAVTWFFTSVLRALQIHGQHDQCNLTLSQLAMVIYENLRPRYEELRGVMIQIPNINIQALDQFDQKLMDPSGPKLTEKKKKDLFRKLIAGTVGKALCEQFRKEDQHR comes from the exons ATGGCCGACCAGGTGGCCGCCATGTGCGATCAGCTCACAAAGGCTGTGCTGGTGATGATGGACGCAGAAACGAGCCAAGTTTACCGGCTAGAGGCCCTAAAG TTTTGTGAAGATTTTAAAGAGTCAAGCAGCCTCTGCATCCCATGTGCTCTACAATTAGCGGATAAAACCAAGCCAGCTGTAGTGAGACACTTTGGGCTGCAAACATTGGAGCATGTCATTAA GTTCAGGTGGAATAACATGCCACAAGAGGAGAAAGTGCAGATAAAGGAGTGTGCCATGCAGCTTTTATCCAGG GGTACCCATTCCATCCTGGAGGAGGAGAGCCACGTGAAGGATGCTCTGTCAAGAATCATAGTGGAAATGATCAAGAGGGAGTGGCCTCAACACTGGCCTGACATGCTGAAAGAGATGGAGTCCCTAACCAGCCAGGGG GACGTGCAGACAGAGGTGGTGATGTGGATTCTCCTGAGGCTTGCAGAGGATGTGATCACCTTCCAGACGTTGCCCAACCAGAGGCGCAGAGACATCCAGCAGACGCTCACCCAAAACATGGACAACATCTTCAGTTTCTTGTTGGCGGTTTTGCACATCCACGTAGACAGCTATCACAAAGTG AAAGGTCTGCCTGGTCATGAACTGAAG gtcAGAGCTCACTGTCGAGTTGCCGTGGCGACGCTGAACACACTTGCAGGCTACATCGACTGGGTTTCGTTGACCCACATCACCTCTGGAAACGGTCATCTACTGGAGATGCTGTGTCTGTTGCTGAGTGAGCCGGAGCTGCAGCTTGAGGCTTCAGAGTGTCTACTAATCGCTTTGAACCGAAAG GGCAAACTGGAGGAGAGGGAGCCATTTATGCTGCTCTTCGATGACGTGGCCATTCAGTGCATCCTCTCCGCAGCtca GTCAGCTGATGGACCGTCGACGTCTATGAATTCCTCTGAATCCTT AGCAGGGGAGGTGGTGGAGCGCCGTTACGTCTTCCTGAAGAGGCTCTGTCAGGTGCTGTGCGCTTTGGGAGTCCAGCTCTGCTCACTGGTG GGGTCCGATGTAAACGTTGAAGTCCCTGCAAATCTTAGCAAGTACACCGAAGCTTTATTAGCCTTCACTACACATCCCAGTCAG tttttaaaatccTGCACTCTGGCAACATGGGGAGCTTTATTCAAACACGAGGTTCTGTCAAAAGAGGCTGTGGTTGTGCAGATGGCTGTCAATTACCTCAAAGTGTCCATGACTAACTTTGTCAAG ACCGGGTTTCCCTCCCAAAACGATAATCCCAGCTCCGACTACTCCCGCATGGACTTCCACAGCGATGAGGACTTCCACTTTTTCTTCTACT CTTTCCGAGGACAGCAGGGAGACGTTTTGAAGATTGTGAGTCGCATCGTCCCTCTGGAGGCGTTCCAGACTGCAGCAGACTGGTTGCATTACCAGATTGCCTGTCCGATTGATCCCGGACAATCCGCCT CGAAGAGCTCCAGGGGTTTGTGCTCCCCCAAGTCTCCATCAGTGGTCCAGTGGGATGCGATGACTGTTTTCATGGAGTGTGTGGTGTGGCAGATCCTCAAAACTCTCCCAGAAGAG AAGTTGCCCATAGATCAGagcatggagctgctgcaggcggTGCTGAACTACGACACCAAAGACCCGCTGATCCTCTCCTGCCTGCTCACCACCGTCTCTGTCCTCCTTCCCTTCCTCGTCCACAGACAACAGCTGGTGCCCCAAGTTCTCTTTAAG ttatttaaaacattgaCGTTTGAATTTGATCAGGAAAATAAG gtaCCTCGAACTAAATCTGTGAAGAATGTGAGGAGACACGCCtgctcctccatcatcaggatcTGCCGGGATTACCCACAGTTCATCTTG ccCAGCTTTGACATGTTTTACAGTAACGTGAAGAAGCTACTGTCAAGTGATGCCTTACAGACCTGCTTGGAGAGGGCCTCCCTGGTGGAAGCCCTGGTGCTCATCAGCAACAAGTTTCAAGACTTTGAAAAGCAGAAGGCGTTTCTAGATGAGCTGCTGGCTCCTGTCCTTGCAGAGTGGACGTCAGAGGAGATGAGGAg tGTGCTCTGGGATCCAGTCAAGTTCTTGTCTTTTGTTGGGGCTGATCAGGTAGTCGCTGAGCAAGAGGCAGTAACAAATGTGGCAAGCCTTAAAAGGGCACAG CTGAGTTTCTGCTTGAGCGCCATGCTGTCGGTGGTTAAGCGAGCGCGCTGGCCTGCAGATGTGGAAGAAGCCAAGTCTGGGGGGTTTGTTGTGGGTCACGACCTCAACGGAGCCCCCATCTACAGAAACCCCtgcagcgcacagttcctggccTTTATGCCCAACCTGCTGGCACTAATCAG GACTCAGAACAGTCTCTTCATGCCAGAGAATATTGCTCGTCTCAGTGAGACTTTAGTCAGAGCCTACGACTTGATGGACATGGAGAAGAACATAGTCATTG GTCTCCCTCAGCTTCCACAGGATGTGTATGACTCGCCCGTGTATAGGAGCAACCTGGAGCGGATGCAGGGGTTTCTGGGAACGTTATACGACAACTG CTTCACTTTGCTCGGAAGCGCAGGCGCATCCCTGCAGAAGGAATTCTACACCATTGACGGGCTAGCTGAACTAATCGCCGGCTCTGCTTTCGTCTCACTCGATCAAGTGCCTGACCACAGACTCCGTTCCATAATTC GTCTGTTTATGAGACCACTTGTGGTTTCATGCCCTTCAGAATACAGCGACAGTCTGCTGCGCCCCCTGCTGGCACCTCTGTTTGCTTACATGATGCAG AGACTCAGCATGAAGTGGCAAGTCATCAGCCAGAGAGCATCTGTCGA tggtgatgatgaggaggagcagGTGGCCTGCCAGAAGAGCGAGGTGACGCAGGAGATGTTGGAGGAGCAGCTGGTGCGCCTGGTCACCAAAGAAGTCCTGGATCTTCTCA ACGTGAGCTGTGTCTCCAAAAAAGTGGCTGAACCGGCAGCAAGCAAGGAGGAAAATGGTG ACGAAGACATGATGATGGATTCAGTGCAGCCCGCGTCCGTCCCAGAAGGCCTGACCGAGCTGGGGAAGTGCCTCATGAAACACGAG gACGTCTGCATGTTGCTGCTGACGCTGTCCTTCACTTCACTGTCATGGAAGGACACCGCTAACTGTCATCGCACGGCTTCCATGGTCTGCTGGACTCTTCTCAAACAG GTTGCAGCTGGTAATCTACTTCCTGAAGCGGTCACATGGTTCTTCACCAGTGTTCTTAGGGCGCTTCAGATTCACGGGCAGCATGACCAGTGCAACTTAACGCTCTCTCAGCTTGCTATGGTCATCTATGAAAACCTG CGGCCGCGCTACGAGGAGCTGAGAGGAGTGATGATCCAAATTCCAAACATCAACATTCAGGCTCTGGACCAGTTCGATCAAAAGCTCATGGACCCCAGCGGTCCGAAACtcacagagaaaaagaagaaagaccTGTTCAGGAAGCTCATTGCAGGAACCGTTGGG AAAGCTCTGTGTGAGCAGTTCAGGAAGGAG GACCAGCATCGATGA